In Methanomicrobium antiquum, one DNA window encodes the following:
- the sppA gene encoding signal peptide peptidase SppA, which produces MSWLEKEIEKTKKAKLRKNGIKWFIFGVFAAIALIAVFSLIPYSQDAGVKVIRIEGTLTTGNIYSGGYAGSDYIGAQIRAAADDPLTEGIVLRINSPGGSPSSSQEIIRDIDYAKEKKPVVVSMGDMATSAAYHISSHSDWIFANPDTMTGSVGTIWTFYDTSESLDREGVEVSVVKSGDLKDLGASFRGLSDDELSYVQKMVDDSFELFITDVLTQRNINRSDIEEAQLIRGEDALKLGLVDEMGNLFDAIEYVKKRKYNLNLIPATSDSEKEDEDEDENKDSL; this is translated from the coding sequence ATGTCATGGCTTGAAAAAGAGATTGAAAAAACAAAAAAGGCAAAGCTTCGCAAAAATGGAATTAAATGGTTTATTTTTGGTGTTTTTGCAGCGATAGCTTTGATTGCAGTATTTTCGCTTATTCCCTATTCCCAGGATGCAGGTGTCAAGGTAATCCGCATTGAAGGAACACTCACTACCGGAAATATTTACAGCGGCGGATATGCAGGAAGTGACTATATCGGCGCACAAATAAGAGCCGCGGCAGATGATCCCTTGACTGAGGGAATTGTCCTTCGTATAAACAGCCCGGGGGGTTCTCCATCCTCATCACAGGAGATAATTCGTGATATTGATTATGCAAAAGAAAAAAAGCCGGTTGTTGTCTCAATGGGAGACATGGCAACTTCTGCGGCATATCACATAAGTTCTCATAGTGACTGGATATTTGCAAACCCTGATACAATGACAGGGAGTGTCGGGACAATCTGGACTTTTTATGACACCAGCGAGTCACTTGATCGTGAGGGAGTTGAAGTCTCAGTTGTTAAATCCGGCGATCTGAAAGATTTGGGAGCATCTTTTCGCGGCTTAAGTGATGATGAGCTTTCATATGTTCAGAAGATGGTTGATGACAGTTTTGAGCTTTTTATAACCGATGTTCTGACTCAGAGAAATATCAACCGTTCTGATATAGAAGAAGCACAGCTCATACGGGGAGAGGATGCATTAAAGCTTGGACTTGTTGATGAGATGGGAAACCTCTTTGATGCAATTGAATACGTAAAAAAGCGTAAATATAACCTGAATCTAATTCCGGCCACATCTGATTCAGAAAAGGAAGATGAAGATGAAGATGAAAATAAAGACAGCCTGTAA
- a CDS encoding CDP-alcohol phosphatidyltransferase family protein — translation MNITALRPKFIGCLEPVADIFIKLRFTPNMISVLSLIAGLITAYFFFRENFFIGAIFLLISAVLDLVDGTVARKTGNESKFGAVFDWIVDKYVDSLVILGIGLSGVAIISPYVAINGVNSYIIDFAIVALAIIGSLMNTFIKPVTYAEVGFEKREDGKIDDPLERVGFFGRPETILFLVAGGLFGLIAPAVVIIAVCTNLSALQRIIYLYIHL, via the coding sequence ATGAATATTACTGCACTTAGACCAAAATTTATCGGATGTTTAGAGCCTGTTGCAGATATATTCATAAAATTGAGATTCACACCAAATATGATCTCGGTATTGTCTCTTATAGCAGGGCTAATAACAGCTTATTTCTTCTTCAGAGAGAATTTTTTTATAGGGGCAATATTTCTTTTAATTTCTGCGGTTTTGGACCTTGTTGACGGGACTGTTGCAAGAAAAACCGGGAATGAAAGCAAATTTGGTGCAGTTTTTGACTGGATAGTTGATAAGTATGTTGACAGCCTTGTAATTTTGGGAATCGGACTTTCAGGTGTTGCAATAATAAGTCCTTATGTCGCAATAAACGGAGTAAACAGTTATATTATTGATTTTGCAATCGTAGCTCTTGCAATTATTGGCTCTCTTATGAATACTTTCATAAAACCTGTTACATATGCGGAGGTCGGTTTTGAGAAAAGAGAAGATGGCAAAATTGACGATCCCTTAGAAAGAGTCGGGTTTTTTGGGAGGCCTGAAACAATTTTGTTTTTGGTTGCAGGAGGACTTTTCGGCCTTATTGCACCGGCGGTTGTAATAATTGCAGTCTGCACAAATCTATCAGCGCTTCAGAGGATTATTTATCTTTATATACACCTCTGA
- a CDS encoding dihydrofolate reductase family protein has product MAQDIKKPHVMIMSEITVDGKLTLKKGASSKILMKYMSHETDILLHKTRAEYDAIMVGSNTIKIDNSFLTVRYVEGENPIRVIPNSSADIPLNSNVLGKDAKTIIAVGKAAPAEKIEALEEKGADVIISGEERVDFTYLMNILAREYGVKKLMVEGGPTLNYYMLQDRLVDEVRLIHLPFIVGGADTPSLVGGMHIDSEDEMFRLNLKSHYMCGTNLVTEYDVLYGE; this is encoded by the coding sequence ATGGCACAAGATATTAAAAAACCCCATGTTATGATAATGTCAGAGATTACCGTAGACGGCAAACTGACATTAAAAAAAGGAGCTTCCAGCAAAATCCTTATGAAATACATGAGCCACGAAACTGACATACTCCTTCATAAAACAAGGGCAGAATATGATGCAATAATGGTAGGCTCAAATACAATAAAAATTGACAATTCTTTTCTTACTGTCAGATATGTAGAAGGAGAAAACCCTATACGTGTTATTCCAAACAGCAGCGCAGACATTCCGCTTAACTCAAATGTTCTTGGAAAAGATGCAAAGACAATAATTGCCGTAGGAAAGGCGGCACCTGCAGAAAAAATTGAAGCTTTAGAAGAAAAAGGTGCGGATGTAATAATCAGTGGTGAGGAAAGAGTTGATTTTACATATCTTATGAATATCCTTGCGCGTGAATATGGTGTGAAAAAACTGATGGTTGAGGGCGGGCCAACTCTTAACTACTATATGCTTCAAGACCGTCTTGTTGACGAAGTCAGACTTATTCATCTGCCTTTCATCGTTGGCGGGGCTGACACCCCCTCACTTGTCGGCGGCATGCACATAGATTCAGAAGATGAAATGTTTCGTCTCAATCTCAAGAGTCATTATATGTGCGGGACAAACCTTGTCACCGAGTACGATGTTTTGTACGGTGAATAG